A single window of Aspergillus oryzae RIB40 DNA, chromosome 8 DNA harbors:
- a CDS encoding NCS2 family permease (permeases) — MGWIHRTNLKVAQSPVGRWFRLENSGHPQERKGSFFFTEIRAGLATFFAMAYIISVNSTITSDSGGTCVCPPESWADKCNSNTEYLLCVQEVKRDLVTATAAIAALGTFFMGLLANLPVALAPGMGLNAYFAYTVVGHHGFGMIPYRVAVTAVFVEGFVFLALTLMGIRQWLARALPASIKLATGTGIGLYLTLIGLSYSAGIGLVTGSTDTPMELAGCHSSMRDATTGMCPASDKMRNPTMWVGIFCGGILTAMLMLYRVKGAVIIGILLVSIISWPRPTPVTYFPHTELGDSNFDFFKQVVTFHPIKHTLVAQEWDLSGHGSQFGLAFITFLYVDILDTTGTLYSMARFAGAIDERTQDFEGSAFAYMVDAICVSIGSLFGSPPVTAFVESGAGISEGGKTGMTSCVTGLCFFIAVFFAPIFASIPPWATGCTLVIVGALMCKAAADINWKYYGDAIPAFLTIAIMPFTYSIAYGLIAGILSYICINMMVWIVEKASFGRIVPPNKDEKDPWTWKLPGGFFPPWVKRAARGKKKFWQPDEENEGVVPDGSVSSNDRGEKSGFKSKSGVV, encoded by the exons ATGGGTTGGATACATCGTACCAATCTCAAGGTGGCGCAGTCGCCAGTTGGGCGATGGTTTCGTCTGGAGAATTCCGGCCAT CCCCAAGAACGAAAGGgaagctttttctttaccGAAATCCGAGCCGGATTGGCGACCTTCTTCGCCATGGCGTACATCATTAGCGTCAATTCCACCATTACCTCCGATTCAGGCGGCACGTGCGTTTGTCCGCCAGAGAGCTGGGCCGACAAGTGTAATTCGAACACCGAGTATCTGCTATGCGTGCAGGAAGTTAAACGGGATCTGGTCACCGCCACAGCAGCCATTGCTGCGCTGGGAACGTTCTTCATGGGTTTGCTGGCGAACTTGCCTGTTGCGTTGGCACCTGGAATGGGCCTGAACGCATACTTCGCATATACAGTAGTTGGACATCACGGGTTTGGAATGATCCCATATCGCGTCGCGGTGACAGCGGTGTTTGTGGAAGGATTTGtattcttggccttgacgCTCATGGGAATCCGGCAGTGGTTAGCCCGAGCATTGCCCGCGTCGATTAAACTGGCGACGGGTACCGGCATTGGCTTGTATTTGACACTCATCGGACTGAGCTACAGCGCTGGAATCGGTCTGGTCACCGGTTCGACGGACACTCCCATGGAACTTGCCGGATGTCATTCTTCCATGCGTGATGCTACCACGGGCATGTGTCCCGCCAGTGACAAGATGCGCAACCCCACCATGTGGGTTGGTATTTTCTGCGGCGGTATCCTGACGGCAATGTTGATGCTGTACCGTGTCAAGGGTGCAGTCATCATCGGTATTCTGTTGGTATCGATCATCTCGTGGCCCCGTCCGACACCAGTGACGTATTTCCCGCACACGGAATTGGGAGACAGCAAtttcgacttcttcaaaCAAGTGGTAACGTTCCATCCGATCAAACATACGCTTGTGGCGCAAGAATGGGATCTCTCGGGACATGGCTCGCAGTTTGGATTGGCGTTCATTACCTTCTTG TACGTCGACATTCTTGATACTACTGGTACCCTCTACTCTATGGCGCGCTTCGCTGGTGCTATCGATGAGCGCACTCAGGACTTCGAGGGCAGTGCTTTCGCCTAT ATGGTTGACGCGATCTGTGTCTCTATCGGCTCGCTCTTTGGCAGCCCTCCCGTGACAGCCTTCGTTGAGAGTGGTGCCGGTATCTCAGAAGGAGGTAAAACTGGCATGACCTCGTGTGTGACTGgtctctgcttcttcatcgctgtTTTCTTCGCTCCGATTTTCGCCTCGATTCCTCCCTGGGCGACCGGGTGcaccctcgtcatcgtcggtgCCCTCATGTGCAAGGCTGCCGCCGATATCAACTGGAAGTACTACGGTGATGCCATTCCAGCTTTCCTCACTATCGCCATCATGCCTTTCACTTACAGTATCGCGTACGGCTTGATTGCTGGTATCCTGAGCTATATCTGCATCAATATGATGGTGTGGATCGTTGAAAAAGCGAGCTTTGGACGGATTGTGCCCCCGaacaaggatgagaaggatcCATGGACCTGGAAGCTCCCTGGTGGTTTCTTCCCTCCTTGGGTCAAGAGAGCTGcgagaggcaagaagaagttTTGGCAGCCGGATGAGGAAAACGAGGGTGTTGTGCCAGATGGGTCGGTGTCCAGCAATGATCGCGGGGAGAAGTCCGGGTTTAAGAGCAAGAGCGGTGTTGTTTGA
- a CDS encoding fungal specific transcription factor domain-containing protein (predicted protein): MEQKTSEFHKRLTEWADRLPQCLKTGKDPEIPHILCLQMYYHAILIAIYNPHRLSREKLMPYTNYDTINPSQALTICLSSARSIGHWMQMYRTTWGLEHMPIFHIQWVQAALFILLENLQKADNCEAFIILSIAAKAFSRRFEKAKRLLRSLQETARELRINLPVEVAPLFIEIDGQWLLRPVRIKEETSDTASGDV, from the exons ATGGAACAAAAAACCTCTGAATTTCATAAACGTCTCACTGAATGGGCGGACCGTCTACCGCAATGTCTAAAGACCGGGAAGGACCCCGAAATTCCGCACATCTTATGCCTACA AATGTATTACCACGCCATTCTCATCGCCATTTACAACCCTCACAGGTTGTCACGCGAAAAACTTATGCCATACACGAATTACGACACAATCAACCCATCGCAAGCCCTCACCATCTGTCTATCCTCCGCCCGTAGCATCGGCCACTGGATGCAGATGTACCGAACCACGTGGGGCCTCGAACACATGCCTATTTTCCACATTCAATGGGTCCAAGCGGCCCTGTTCATTCTCTTAGAAAACCTCCAGAAGGCTGACAACTGCGAAGCGTTCATTATCCTCAGCATTGCAGCGAAGGCATTCTCGCGACGGTTCGAGAAGGCTAAGCGCCTCCTACGGTCGCTCCAGGAAACGGCGCGAGAATTGAGGATTAATTTACCAGTAGAGGTAGCTCCGTTGTTCATCGAAATAGATGGTCAATGGTTACTGCGCCCGGTGCGAATTAAAGAAGAGACGAGCGATACGGCAAGCGGGGACGTATGA
- a CDS encoding Zn(II)2Cys6 transcription factor (predicted protein) has product MTDSKRRLAPAPPGTPGGNDAHPRRKNVGTACSACKARKLKCTGTAPCANCVKSRLECTLDQTLDKRRRGALKRKIDQLEEKEDLLFRLVNVLRESGNRSTIPLLNLIRSNASLPEIQYYLNHQVPESELALMPELLEVSHEFQRLQDADSRSVRRILDAKRLSDQPLFQVPAKPWTSVVSDNDFVSHLISLWLTWFHPFSNWVDRDRFVYDMQTGLLGAKYCSPFLVNAILAYACTYSDYPEAYAVPGDVSSKGVHFYDEAKRLLDKEEGRISLPTVQGIGMLWAR; this is encoded by the exons ATGACAGACTCCAAACGACGGCTGGCACCCGCGCCGCCCGGTACCCCGGGTGGCAATGACGCTCATCCCCGGAGGAAAAACGTCGGCACAGCGTGTTCAGCCTGCAAGGCTCGCAAGCTCAAG TGCACCGGGACCGCGCCTTGTGCGAACTGCGTCAAGAGTCGCCTCGAATGTACCCTCGATCAAACTCTCGATAAACGTCGCCGCGGAGCCTTAAAACGCAAGATCGACCAACtcgaggagaaagaggatcttctttttcgcctGGTCAACGTCCTACGAGAAAGCGGCAACCGGAGCACCATTCCCTTACTCAATCTGATCCGAAGCAATGCCTCGCTACCGGAGATCCAATACTATCTCAACCATCAGGTGCCCGAGTCGGAACTAGCCCTTATGCCTGAACTCCTCGAGGTCAGTCATGAGTTCCAGCGATTGCAGGATGCGGACTCGCGATCAGTGCGTCGGATTCTGGATGCGAAGCGATTGTCGGATCAACCGTTGTTTCAGGTCCCTGCGAAGCCCTGGACTAGCGTCGTCTCGGACAACGATTTTGTTTCGCACCTCATCTCCCTGTGGCTCACCTGGTTCCATCCGTTCTCTAATTGGGTCGATCGCGATCGGTTTGTTTACGATATGCAAACGGGGTTGCTTGGGGCCAAGTACTGTTCGCCGTTCTTGGTCAATGCCATTCTGGCGTATGCATGT ACATACTCAGATTATCCCGAAGCGTATGCTGTTCCCGGGGATGTATCGTCGAAAGGTGTTCACTTTTACGATGAGGCGAAACGGTTGCTGgacaaagaggaagggagGATTAGCCTTCCCACAGTCCAAGGTATCGGCATGTTATGGGCGCGGTAA
- a CDS encoding MFS transporter (synaptic vesicle transporter SVOP and related transporters (major facilitator superfamily)), giving the protein MSSASSSSSNLSEIPTAHPEHSPAFGSVRPSTLSRRSTNVELSRIESLRLTHRSTVGSTAGPAPRDQWLPFGGGKDYPPLLPDPEKYVVEFTGDDPMDPHNWRMSTKIRFSCILAYVTFVSSFASAIFSSTVAATSKEFHVSTEVMTLGVTLYVLGFASGPTFWAPASELAGRRWPLTAGAFGASIFTIGTATAKDVQTIMLTRFFAGFFAASPLALVPAVFADIYNNRHRGVAIAMFAMAVFVGPFASPFTGGFITMSYLHWRWTMYIAAIMGFFGSALLLFFFRETYAPIVLVEKASILRRQTHNWGIHAKQDEVEIDFNHLITVNFSRPFRMLFTEPIVFLVTLYMSFIYGLMYALLSAYPVVFQQIHGMNLGVGSLPFIGLIIGEFAGGAYTLLSQSAYTKKLMANNDIPVPEWRLPPVIVGGIAFTVGLFWFGWTGWTKNIHWMAPTASGLLVGFGIYCIFLQCFNYLIDSYLQFAASVFAANTILRSAVGACFPLFSRQMFNNLGVQWAGTLLGCLAAIMVPIPLGFIIWGPTLRRKSKFAPTAAVFEEKSG; this is encoded by the exons ATGTCCTCAGCCAGCAGTTCAAGTAGTAATCTGTCTGAGATTCCCACCGCCCATCCAGAGCATAGCCCGGCGTTCGGATCCGTGAGACCTTCAACGCTGAGCCGACGTTCCACCAATGTTGAGCTCTCACGAATTGAGTCGCTTCGTCTGACACACCGGTCGACCGTCGGATCGACAGCTGGGCCAGCCCCCAGAGATCAGTGGCTACCGTTCGGCGGCGGAAAAGATTATCCTCCCTTGCTGCCTGACCCCGAGAAGTATGTCGTCGAATTTACGGGAGATGACCCGATGGATCCGCATAACTGGCGGATGAGCACCAA GATACGTTTTTCTTGCATCCTCGCGTATGTCACTTTCGTGTCCTCGTTCGCGAGtgcgatcttctcttccacgGTCGCCGCAACCAGCAAGGAATTCCACGTCAGTACGGAAGTCATGACATTAGGTGTGACTCTGTATGTCTTAGGCTTCGCTTCCGGACCAACATTTTGGGCCCCGGCTTCGGAGCTGGCTGGCCGACGATGGCCACTTACTGCGGGTGCCTTTGGGGCTAGCATTTTCACCATTGGGACCGCAACAGCGAAAGATGTGCAGACGATCATGTTGACCCGCTTCTTCGCTGGGTTCTTCGCCGCTAGTCCGCTGGCCCTTGTCCCAGCAGTATTCGCCGATATTTACAATAATCGTCATCGCGGCGTGGCTATCGCCATGTTTGCCATGGCGGTGTTTGTTGGGCCATTCGCATCCCCATTTACGGGCGGATTCATCACTATGAGTTACCTCCACTGGCGATGGACCATGTACATCGCTGCCATCATGGGTTTCTTCGGATCAGCGttgttgctcttcttcttccgggaaACCTATGCACCTATAGTGTTGGTGGAAAAGGCGTCCATATTGCGACGCCAAACTCACAATTGGGGAATCCATGCGAAACAAGACGAGGTCGAGATTGATTTCAACCACTTGATCACAGTTAACTTCAGCCGACCCTTCCGCATGTTGTTCACGGAGCCTATTGTGTTCTTGGTGACGTTGTACATGTCTTTCATCTACGGACTGATGTATGCGTTGCTCAGTGCATATCCCGTCGTATTCCAGCAAATCCATGGGATGAATCTAGGAGTCGGGAGCCTTCCATTCATCGGGTTAATCATTGGCGAGTTTGCTGGGGGTGCCTACACCCTCCTCAGTCAGTCGGCATATACGAAGAAATTGATGGCCAATAACGATATCCCTGTGCCGGAATGGCGATTACCCCCGGTGATTGTGGGCGGAATCGCCTTCACAGTAGGCCTCTTTTG GTTCGGTTGGACAGGCTGGACGAAGAACATCCACTGGATGGCCCCCACGGCATCCGGGCTTCTCGTAGGGTTTGGTATCTATTGCATTTTCCTGCAGTGCTTCAACTATCTGATCGACTCGTATCTGCAATT TGCCGCTTCGGTCTTCGCCGCTAACACCATCCTCCGGTCCGCCGTCGGGGCGTGCTTTCCGCTCTTTTCACGTCAGATGTTTAACAACCTGGGCGTTCAGTGGGCTGGGACGCTGTTGGGCTGTCTTGCCGCTATCATGGTCCCGATTCCATTAGGATTTATCATATGGGGCCCCACGTTGCGGCGGAAGAGTAAGTTTGCGCCGACCGCGGCAGTCTTCGAGGAAAAGTCGGGATAG
- a CDS encoding serine hydrolase domain-containing protein (beta-lactamase class C and other penicillin binding proteins): protein MAQVNGTCDSAFSSVRDILQQNISSDKELGASICISVKGKTVVDIWGGYADAARSKPWAENTIVSVWSMTKTVMGLAMLLLIDRGLVDPDAPVAKYWPEFGVNGKEGVLVRHLMSHTAGLPSFDPPIDQDTLLNVPKATENLVQQKPWWTPGTGHGYHLASQGHLIGELVHRVTGKTLGEFVHDELTVPRNADFHLPVAEEEWDRIAEMVPAPTNMDISALDPNSIMYRAVTGGPGNPNMPKEPAFRRSGLGSIGGFTNARGANDILSIVTQNGTVDGKRFLSPETIDKIFEVQASGPDQVIGLGIEWGLGFGIGMLGTLDWLPSGKLAFWGGWGGSFALMDLDRQVTFTYAMNKMGMSILGNERTGDYVRAAYAALEGYNA from the coding sequence ATGGCACAGGTCAATGGAACGTGCGACAGCGCATTCTCATCCGTGCGCGATATCCTGCAGCAGAACATTTCCTCCGACAAAGAGCTTGGCGCCTCCATCTGCATCAGTGTCAAGGGAAAGACCGTCGTGGATATCTGGGGCGGCTATGCGGACGCAGCACGTTCAAAGCCATGGGCCGAGAATACGATTGTATCGGTCTGGTCAATGACCAAGACAGTCATGGGTCTGGCTATGCTGCTTCTGATCGATCGCGGCCTGGTCGATCCAGATGCCCCGGTTGCTAAATACTGGCCGGAGTTCGGTGTGAATGGTAAAGAGGGTGTATTGGTTCGACATTTGATGAGCCACACTGCTGGCCTGCCATCTTTCGATCCTCCAATCGACCAGGATACCCTGCTCAACGTGCCTAAGGCGACTGAGAACCTAGTTCAACAGAAACCCTGGTGGACACCGGGCACGGGACACGGATATCACCTTGCCTCTCAGGGACATCTCATTGGGGAGTTAGTCCACCGTGTAACGGGGAAAACACTGGGCGAGTTTGTTCACGATGAGCTTACTGTTCCCCGTAATGCCGACTTCCACCTCCCCGtggcggaagaagaatggGATCGTATCGCAGAAATGGTTCCTGCACCGACGAACATGGACATCTCCGCGCTAGACCCTAACAGTATCATGTATCGCGCTGTGACCGGTGGTCCCGGTAATCCAAACATGCCCAAAGAGCCTGCCTTCCGTCGCAGTGGTCTTGGGTCCATCGGTGGCTTTACCAACGCACGCGGCGCCAACGACATTTTATCCATTGTCACGCAGAATGGCACTGTGGACGGGAAACGCTTCTTGAGTCCTGAGACGATTGATAAAATCTTCGAGGTACAGGCCAGTGGCCCGGACCAGGTTATCGGATTGGGTATCGAGTGGGGACTTGGTTTCGGCATTGGCATGCTAGGTACCTTGGACTGGCTGCCATCTGGAAAGTTGGCCTTctggggaggatggggaggttcATTTGCGCTTATGGATCTTGATCGTCAAGTGACTTTTACTTATGCGATGAATAAGATGGGCATGAGTATCCTTGGTAATGAGCGGACGGGGGATTATGTACGGGCTGCTTATGCGGCGTTGGAAGGGTATAACGCGTGA
- a CDS encoding uncharacterized protein (predicted protein), translating into MIESWTVFKLKKVNTADKYYWMQPSVFVEWNIPPQQTPTDSRNPDGGAQPTTNSNNAPGVQRVFFVNLPLDEQRSIQKNFPSRYLRYYNPYIWHAVFAREVAMLYDKCFWSLRHLVRDIEKKRNTSTLAELQATNFPNLHDIARHIFHSTEILEVAEHTINSVVTEQSRWREEFTDIASKARGAHLQTGQKLAFAAKEMHSLKIRSKSLTDRLDNEINLAFNLVNQGFGRNAQSDSAMMKTIGVVSLVYLPGTFVSGIFGTNFFDYQSGEAESWEMAKNFWLYWAVTLPLTLATVVVWALWHYRLTLKKGYWKGKSKVKGKNEDPMEKV; encoded by the exons ATGATAGAATCATGGACCGTCTTCAAACTCAAAAAGGTCAACACTGCCGACAAGTATTACTGGATGCAACCCTCAGTCTTCGTCGAATGGAACATACCGCCCCAACAAACGCCAACCGATTCTCGAAATCCAGATGGTGGTGCAcagccaacaacaaacaGCAATAATGCACCCGGTGTACAGAgagtcttcttcgtcaatcTCCCTCTCGACGAGCAACGATCAATACAGAAGAACTTCCCCTCCCGATACTTGAGATACTATAACCCATATATATGGCACGCGGTGTTCGCTCGCGAAGTAGCGATGTTATATGACAAATGCTTTTGGTCTCTACGACACCTCGTTAGAGATATAGAGAAG AAACGAAATACAAGTACCCTTGCAGAATTACAAGCCACTAACTTCCCGAACCTCCACGACATCGCTCGGCATATCTTCCACTCCACCGAGATCCTCGAGGTAGCCGAGCATACCATCAACAGCGTCGTGACGGAGCAATCACGCTGGCGAGAGGAGTTCACGGACATTGCTTCGAAGGCCCGTGGCGCGCATCTCCAAACCGGACAGAAATTGGCCTTTGCAGCGAAGGAAATGCATTCGCTTAAGATTAGGTCGAAATCGCTGACCGATAGATTGGATAACGAGATTaatctt GCATTCAATCTAGTCAACCAAGGCTTCGGCCGGAACGCTCAATCCGACAGCGCGATGATGAAAACCATCGGTGTTGTCAGTCTAGTCTATCTTCCTGGGACATTTGTTTCG GGCATTTTCGGAACAAACTTCTTCGATTATCAAAGCGGCGAGGCGGAATCATGGGAGATGGCCAAGAATTTCTGGTTGTATTGGGCCGTGACGCTTCCGCTGACGCTCGCGACCGTTGTGGTTTGGGCGCTGTGGCATTATCGGTTGACGTTGAAGAAGGGATattggaaggggaagagTAAAGTTAAAGGGAAGAATGAGGATCCTATGGAAAAAGTTTAA
- a CDS encoding uncharacterized protein (predicted protein) — protein MQAASPIYDRHINTPSNHRFNPQSPAIPNVIHSQRRTANMAIAKVLLPSLSLFVFYAIFYYADINGLRALGEQYIASGTLPGTNEPIRTIYTGIEPIDHLLTTLTAFFWPTTDGSHPSLLLHSIAFSGTFGSAWVLITLEAWRKGNAWTIAAL, from the exons ATGCAAGCGGCAAGCCCTATTTATGATCGACA CATAAATACCCCAAGCAATCACCGATTCAATCCCCAAAGTCCAGCAATTCCCAACGTTATTCATTCCCAACGGAGGACCGCAAATATGGCCATCGCCAAAGTCCTCCTCCCCTCGCTAagcctcttcgtcttctacGCAATCTTCTACTACGCAGACATAAACGGCCTCCGCGCTCTAGGCGAGCAATACATCGCATCCGGGACCCTCCCAGGAACCAATGAGCCCATCCGCACAATCTACACCGGCATCGAGCCAATCGACCACCTCCTGACAACTCTaacggccttcttctggcCAACAACAGACGGCAGCCACCCATCGCTACTCCTCCACTCAATCGCCTTCTCTGGTACATTCGGCTCAGCCTGGGTGCTCATCACCCTCGAAGCATGGCGAAAGGGTAACGCATGGACAATCGCAGCTTTGTAA
- a CDS encoding uncharacterized protein (predicted protein), with translation MQSRRSAIRKSSGSCRRKSSFCCEPCRERKSRCDGRKPICSPCTQRSHAADRCVYRRNIVRLLDTDEYLQVLYRHIRELEEMCHEAGIPVPTFNPDVSSIDSDGETAHIGLGIQFDTQTALPDHGNSRAFPPPIKPETFPSLLTNPQEGDLNLLKASNVSSGNEGFPKQLNKFFGSPPTACLIRLLTQGSLLRDIPYGPTHAHLDGSLLPPRDLADHLLGCFWDRVYCLYPFFDRSSVQDAYEGLWVSDTKDNKPSELNIGLGGRSDSGRQSPVFICALNIMFALGCHFADLSVPDRNAIAHTFFLRAKQNIGLDLLEIRTFGAVQTLLLASLYLQSIPDSHKSCDLVGVACRIAQGLGFHETQPDSFKDPLEMEVQRRTWHGCVMMNTITNMACGRPSSMSSLPTIPLPGAVGLTPTNAKDPYVAAFYPSSLELCSILDTALSAVHKAQCNRSSTPASSKIAQQDWLDVVIKLEEKLSKYESSLPAVLSWNRPFNPATDVTQLLTLRRQRNVLHARFLYLRLRLNRTAFSQLCSEMLAQEDSETDQHDPVLRALFSSVLSKCAAACVKAAIDLVSLVYDNYQTSATDTWWYNGFYTSIAGMVIVMSYTCLPALSDIEKTTVHEAWRKCEQILQFMIPYNFSSRNTLLFLRAARDRILSYLEDTSETGATDMGPDSSHVDGMENPFADDTDGLFNGANWLGSAVAMVGLGFLCPADFKWFQDWLAEELP, from the exons ATGCAGTCTCGAAGGTCCGCCATACGAAAAAGCAGTGGGTCATGCCGACGAAAATCGTCATTCTGCTGTGAGCCATGTCGGGAACGCAAGTCTCGTTGCGACGGAAGGAAACCCATCTGCAGCCCTTGCACTCAACGGTCGCATGCGGCTGACCGGTGCGTTTATAGGCGCAACATTGTCAGGCTATTGGACACCGATGA ATACCTTCAAGTCCTTTATCGTCATATTCGCGAATTGGAAGAAATGTGCCACGAAGCTGGGATTCCAGTCCCTACGTTTAACCCAGATGTTTCATCCATAGACTCAGATGGAGAGACAGCTCATATTGGCCTGGGAATCCAATTCGATACTCAGACAGCTCTCCCAGATCATGGGAATTCTCGCGCCTTTCCACCTCCAATAAAGCCGGAaaccttcccttcccttctgaCAAACCCGCAGGAGGGTGATTTAAACTTGCTGAAAGCTAGTAATGTCAGTAGTGGTAACGAAGGATTTCCAAAGCAACTGAATAAGTTTTTCGGAAGCCCACCCACTGCGTGCCTAATACGTCTCCTGACACAAGGTTCTCTGCTGAGAGATATCCCCTATGGTCCTACTCATGCTCATTTAGATGGCTCCCTTTTGCCACCACGGGATCTTGCCGACCATCTGCTGGGTTGCTTCTGGGATCGGGTTTATTGCCTTTATCCTTTCTTTGACCGATCTAGTGTCCAGGATGCCTACGAGGGTCTCTGGGTATCCGACACAAAAGACAATAAGCCCAGTGAACTCAACATCGGCCTTGGCGGCAGGTCTGACTCCGGTCGTCAGTCACCAGTCTTTATTTGTGCACTGAACATCATGTTTGCCCTTGGGTGCCATTTTGCCGATCTCTCGGTTCCGGATCGGAATGCCATAGCCCATACCTTCTTCCTTAGGGCCAAACAGAATATTGGTCTGGATCTGCTCGAAATCCGCACTTTTGGAGCTGTCCAAACCCTTTTATTGGCGTCACTGTATCTTCAAAGCATACCCGATTCACATAAGTCTTGTGATTTGGTAGGAGTGGCGTGTAGAATTGCCCAGGGGCTTGGGTTTCACGAAACTCAACCAGACAGCTTCAAGGACCCGCTAGAAATGGAGGTTCAGCGGCGCACATGGCATGGGTGTGTCATGATGAATAC AATAACGAACATGGCTTGTGGGAGGCCTAGTTCgatgtcttccttgcctACCATTCCACTGCCAGGGGCAGTAGGTCTTACTCCTACGAACGCCAAGGACCCGTATGTAGCAGCCTTCTACCCCTCCAGCCTAGAGCTGTGTAGCATCCTAGACACTGCCTTGTCTGCTGTCCACAAAGCACAATGCAACCGATCGAGCACCCCGGCTAGCTCAAAAATTGCACAACAGGACTGGTTAGATGTTGTGATTAAACTGGAAGAAAAGCTATCCAAATATGAATCCAGCCTGCCCGCAGTCCTCAGTTGGAATCGTCCATTCAATCCAGCGACGGATGTAACTCAGTTGTTGACTTTAAGGCGCCAGAGAAATGTTTTACATGCAAG ATTCCTTTACCTGCGCCTCCGCCTCAACCGTACCGCCTTTAGTCAACTATGCTCTGAAATGCTGGCGCAAGAGGATTCCGAGACCGATCAGCATGATCCTGTCCTTAGGGCGCTCTTTTCATCGGTGTTATCCAAGTGTGCAGCGGCCTGCGTAAAAGCAGCGATCGACTTGGTCTCGCTAGTTTATGACAACTATCAAACCTCCGCTACCGACACCTGGTGGTACAATGGTTTCT ACACATCGATTGCGGGTATGGTCATCGTAATGTCCTACACCTGCCTGCCCGCCCTGTCCGACATCGAGAAAACTACCGTCCATGAAGCATGGCGCAAGTGCGAACAAATCTTGCAGTTTATGATCCCGTATAACTTCTCTTCGAGAAATACGTTACTGTTTTTACGAGCCGCTCGTGATCGGATTCTATCGTATCTCGAAGACACAAGTGAGACAGGCGCCACTGACATGGGTCCTGATTCGAGCCATGTAGATGGCATGGAGAATCCTTTCGCCGATGATACAGACGGCTTGTTCAACGGGGCGAACTGGCTGGGCAGTGCCGTGGCTATGGTTGGACTGGGATTCTTGTGCCCGGCCGATTTTAAATGGTTTCAGGACTGGTTGGCGGAGGAGTTGCCTTGA
- a CDS encoding alpha/beta fold hydrolase (predicted protein) — MPGATGTGMVYEPLATALSSHFQVALYDRRGFGNSLLVTPGELDTTTHVRTQADDVAQLIQHLSPGKPATVFAASGSAVMAIDLLQSRPDLVQHLILHEPLILDHLPTQFRSYIKDGMVDGILKYGGSGNRIIRRELLAYVQGRRDQQRLRRDPHYARLMSQPVDEAMLFFKFELPIVLNYHLDLENLRLYRDRLVLMKGLDISPELASNPVITLSDVLETAVVFAPGGHNGFITDAEEFAKKMISALNSKKAKL; from the coding sequence ATGCCTGGAGCAACTGGTACTGGAATGGTGTATGAGCCGTTAGCCACTGCGCTCTCTTCACATTTTCAAGTCGCTCTATATGACCGCCGAGGATTCGGAAACAGTCTCTTGGTCACTCCTGGCGAGCTGGACACGACGACCCATGTGAGGACTCAAGCCGACGATGTAGCCCAGTTAATCCAACATTTATCACCAGGGAAGCCTGCGACAGTCTTCGCGGCTTCCGGCAGTGCGGTGATGGCTATTGATCTCCTCCAGTCTCGTCCCGACCTTGTACAGCACCTGATACTACACGAGCCACTTATTCTTGACCATCTTCCTACTCAATTCAGATCGTACATCAAAGATGGAATGGTTGATGGAATTCTAAAGTACGGGGGGAGTGGGAATAGGATTATTCGGCGCGAGTTGCTTGCTTATGTACAAGGCAGGCGTGACCAACAGAGATTGCGTCGGGATCCGCATTATGCACGACTTATGTCTCAACCGGTGGACGAAGCCATGCTTTTCTTTAAGTTTGAGTTACCAATAGTACTCAACTATCATCTCGACCTTGAAAATCTTCGGCTATATCGAGACAGGTTAGTTCTTATGAAAGGATTGGATATATCACCGGAGCTCGCAAGCAACCCAGTCATCACTCTATCTGACGTGCTTGAGACTGCTGTGGTGTTTGCTCCTGGAGGGCATAATGGATTTATTACTGATGCCGAGGAATTCGCGAAGAAAATGATCTCAGCCCTCAACAGCAAGAAGGCTAAGCTATGA